The following proteins come from a genomic window of Rutidosis leptorrhynchoides isolate AG116_Rl617_1_P2 chromosome 10, CSIRO_AGI_Rlap_v1, whole genome shotgun sequence:
- the LOC139871949 gene encoding endoglucanase 24-like, which produces MFFEGQRSGFLPNDQRLHWRANSGLGDGSYVNADLTGGYYDAGDNVKFGFPMAFTTTMLAWSVIEFGEMMPPNELRNALVAVKWSTDYLLKTVAQPDRIFVQVGDPNIDHNCWERPEDMDTARTVYTVQAPNPASDVAGETAAALAASSIAFRSFDPGYSETLLRTATRVFDFADTYRGAYSDNANIRSGVCPFYCDFDGYQDELLWGAAWLRRASGDENYLNYIQNNGKTLGADENINEFGWDNKHAGLNVLVSKEVLEGNMYTLQSYKASADSFMCTLIPESSSSQIQYTPGGLIYRPGGSNLQHSTTITFLLLVYAKYLEQSSSSINCGNVMVGPTSLRELAKHQVDYILGENPKGMSYMVGYSDRHPQRIHHRGSSIPSIKDHPQVIQCKEGSIYYNSSSPNPNVLVGAIVGGPGEDDEYEDDRVDFRKSEPTTYINAPFVGVLAFFAANYPNVI; this is translated from the exons ATGTTTTTCGAAGGTCAGCGTTCAGGTTTCCTCCCAAATGACCAACGACTACATTGGCGCGCAAATTCAGGACTCGGTGATGGTTCATACGTCAATGCTGACCTCACCGGCGGTTACTATGACGCGGGTGACAACGTAAAGTTTGGTTTTCCTATGGCGTTTACGACTACCATGTTAGCTTGGAGCGTAATTGAGTTTGGCGAAATGATGCCGCCAAACGAGCTAAGGAATGCGTTGGTTGCGGTTAAGTGGTCGACGGATTATTTGCTTAAGACGGTGGCACAACCGGATCGGATTTTTGTGCAG GTTGGTGATCCGAATATTGACCATAACTGTTGGGAAAGGCCAGAGGACATGGACACAGCTCGAACCGTGTACACAGTGCAAGCACCAAACCCTGCCTCAGATGTGGCTGGTGAGACAGCAGCGGCTCTAGCCGCTTCATCTATTGCATTCAGGTCTTTTGATCCTGGCTACTCGGAAACACTCTTAAGAACAGCCACTAGAGTTTTTGATTTTGCTGATACTTACAGGGGAGCTTACAGCGATAACGCAAACATTAGAAGCGGTGTTTGTCCATTTTATTGTGATTTTGATGGATATCAG GATGAATTATTATGGGGAGCAGCATGGTTAAGAAGGGCTTCTGGGGATGAAAATTACCTGAATTACATACAAAACAATGGTAAAACACTTGGTGCTGATGAAAATATCAATGAATTTGGATGGGATAATAAGCATGCTGGCCTCAATGTTCTTGTTTCCAAG GAAGTTTTGGAAGGGAATATGTATACTTTGCAGTCTTACAAAGCATCCGCCGATAGCTTCATGTGCACGCTAATTCCAGAGTCGTCTTCGTCTCAAATTCAATACACTCCGGGAGGTTTAATCTACCGTCCCGGTGGAAGTAATTTACAACATTCAACCACAATAACATTTCTCTTATTAGTCTACGCAAAGTATCTagaacaatcatcatcatcaataaattGTGGTAACGTCATGGTCGGTCCCACTTCACTTCGTGAATTGGCCAAACATCAAGTCGATTACATTCTAGGGGAAAATCCGAAAGGTATGTCGTATATGGTAGGTTATAGTGATAGGCACCCACAACGGATACATCATCGAGGGTCATCTATACCGTCCATTAAGGATCATCCTCAAGTTATTCAATGTAAAGAGGGGTCGATTTATTATAATTCGTCGAGTCCAAATCCTAATGTATTGGTCGGAGCTATCGTAGGTGGGCCCGGGGAGGATGATGAGTATGAAGATGATCGAGTTGATTTTAGAAAATCTGAACCAACGACGTACATTAATGCACCATTTGTCGGTGTGTTAGCATTCTTTGCAGCTAATTATCCAAACGTTATATAG